In the Actinomycetota bacterium genome, one interval contains:
- a CDS encoding DUF4268 domain-containing protein: MGIQPYEAEDVLQKLVADYPGVLAGEGQTSERRFALIKREAGIPSHAGGADRWSLDHLFVDDEAVPTFVEVKRRTDNRIRREVVGQMLDYAANGLSYWRVETLRENFESTQTGRGEDPAEVLRELLANEDDPEAFWERVRTNLAARKVRLVFVADDVPDELRALIEFLNEQMRSVEVLGLEVKQYAGEGGLRTLVAAAVGQTQAAQQAKGDHEPGPRGRLYKEFWEQFLPQLHARYPGWSKTNKASTVSWLELPARKTNIAYSINFTGTRRLRGEVYLYKGSETFPQLVAQKDEIERAFGEPLAWEELPEKQASRIAVYGEGDVGQVDTWPAYTKWFLDTAGRLRSVFQPHIDAL, encoded by the coding sequence ATGGGAATTCAGCCCTATGAAGCCGAAGACGTTCTTCAGAAGCTGGTGGCGGACTACCCAGGAGTTCTTGCCGGAGAGGGCCAAACGTCAGAGCGCCGTTTCGCCTTGATAAAGCGCGAGGCGGGGATCCCCTCGCATGCGGGGGGTGCGGACCGCTGGAGCCTGGATCACCTATTCGTGGATGATGAGGCCGTTCCCACCTTTGTCGAGGTCAAGCGCCGGACTGACAACAGGATCCGGCGCGAGGTCGTCGGACAGATGCTCGACTACGCCGCGAATGGCCTGTCCTACTGGCGTGTCGAGACCCTGCGCGAGAACTTTGAATCCACACAGACAGGTCGCGGCGAAGATCCGGCTGAGGTGCTGCGAGAGCTTCTAGCAAACGAAGATGACCCGGAGGCGTTCTGGGAGCGGGTGCGAACCAACTTGGCGGCCAGGAAGGTCCGTCTCGTGTTCGTCGCGGACGACGTACCCGATGAGCTACGAGCGCTTATCGAGTTCCTCAATGAGCAGATGCGTTCGGTGGAGGTGCTCGGCCTCGAGGTGAAGCAGTACGCAGGCGAGGGAGGGCTTCGGACACTGGTTGCGGCGGCTGTCGGTCAAACGCAAGCGGCACAGCAGGCCAAGGGCGATCACGAACCGGGCCCGCGGGGACGGCTCTACAAGGAGTTTTGGGAGCAGTTCCTGCCTCAGCTGCATGCCCGCTACCCCGGCTGGAGTAAGACCAACAAGGCCTCAACCGTGTCCTGGCTAGAACTTCCGGCTAGAAAGACGAATATCGCCTACTCGATCAACTTCACGGGTACCCGACGGCTGCGCGGGGAGGTCTACCTGTACAAGGGCAGCGAGACATTCCCTCAGCTGGTGGCCCAGAAGGATGAGATCGAACGTGCTTTCGGTGAACCCCTCGCCTGGGAAGAGCTTCCGGAGAAGCAGGCATCGCGGATCGCCGTGTACGGAGAAGGCGACGTTGGGCAGGTCGATACCTGGCCCGCCTACACGAAGTGGTTCCTGGATACGGCGGGGCGGTTGAGAAGCGTATTCCAGCCACACATCGATGCGCTCTAG
- a CDS encoding AAA family ATPase produces MQGAQLFCANCDAPNRTGRKFCTSCGAALEAGCPTCGAVLDPGGAFCGECGTPVVEAAVSAADPFAETTSVWAERRVVSVLFVDLVAFTTYSEHRDPEDVRDMLALYFEQAENIVGLYGGVVERFIGDGVMAVWGTPVAHEDDTGRAVRAGLDLVEAVLQLGESVGTELHARAGIFTGEAAVNLAAVGQGMMTGDTVNTASRLQSAAAPDTVLVDRATYLGARDTLAFEPAGEVELKGKQVAVETWRPLRVVAGLGGRKFADSMEPAFIGRAEEFRLMKDLLHTTGREGKPRLASIVGVGGIGKSRLVWELFKYVDGLSDSIFWHEGRSPAYGEGVAFWALAEMIRMRAGIAETDDDQAAIAKLDDCISDHFPQGDGDWLRPHLAHLIGLVQDADVGVEQHFAAWRTFFERIAERGPVVLVFEDLHWADAGVIDFIEYLLAWARNSPIFILALARPELLDKRPNWGAGLRNFCSIHMEPLVEDDMMMLLKSVAEDLPAQVRNDISSRSEGVPLYAVEMVRMLIDKGDLAPADAGYRWIGKTADVEIPDTLHSLIASRLDSLATEDRLLVQDASVLGKTFTLDSLSALTSKSSADLEARLNNLVRRDFLVVDTDPRSPERGQYGFVQSLIREVAYQTLSRQNRTDRHLKAAEYFTSLEEPDAIEVIASHYMEAYKNSTKDDAASATLAQRAREALEAAAERAGSLGSSAQALSLLETALSLNPPKVEQARLLFKAGEAAPHVGELEKAAALLEAAIEILRQTDDFDLRARAQAQLAIVYWSTARSDDAARLLAQAVEEVPDKGSIAAATLYEEYARISTFLGNHEVSSRYTALAMQIAERADDVALIADCLSTRAIGAIWAGRTREADALLRGALHLSEKHGLPSQQARALVNVSANDLAVDPRAAVENARKGLEVADRLGSHDQRSYLLDNLIDASVHLARWDEIRLVMSEEADSLGENQFYLFSSAAVAEAYAGNLDLAEGYLAKLKTFIQDTSSMQDSSSLALAEATVAFVRGDYRSALAEAEGMEEKGFAESFSTHLIVGRAALWGGLLEEAKEQLEVLERSPLRNPWQRCRRITLEAGIAALDGDRDAAIELYRRALRSWEELDIPLGKALCQMDFALLVGGVEAQDARAAAEAFFEASGNKFFVRKLQEAAS; encoded by the coding sequence TTGCAAGGAGCCCAGCTGTTCTGCGCGAACTGCGATGCACCGAACCGCACCGGCCGGAAGTTCTGCACTTCTTGCGGTGCGGCTCTGGAAGCCGGCTGCCCTACATGCGGAGCCGTTCTGGATCCGGGTGGGGCCTTCTGCGGCGAATGTGGGACGCCCGTAGTCGAGGCAGCCGTTAGTGCGGCCGATCCGTTCGCTGAGACGACCTCGGTCTGGGCGGAGCGGAGGGTCGTCTCGGTCCTGTTCGTGGATCTGGTCGCGTTCACGACGTACTCCGAACACAGAGACCCAGAAGATGTCCGGGACATGCTGGCTCTCTACTTCGAGCAAGCCGAGAACATCGTCGGGCTCTATGGAGGAGTCGTCGAGAGGTTCATCGGAGACGGAGTGATGGCGGTCTGGGGGACACCGGTGGCGCACGAAGACGACACCGGAAGAGCGGTGAGAGCCGGGTTGGACCTCGTGGAGGCGGTGTTGCAGCTCGGCGAGTCCGTGGGGACAGAGCTGCATGCTCGGGCCGGCATCTTCACGGGGGAGGCCGCCGTCAACCTAGCGGCCGTGGGTCAAGGGATGATGACTGGAGACACGGTTAACACCGCCTCTCGTCTGCAGTCGGCAGCAGCACCCGACACGGTTCTCGTGGACCGCGCCACCTACCTTGGGGCGCGAGACACCCTAGCGTTCGAGCCGGCCGGTGAGGTCGAGCTCAAGGGCAAGCAGGTCGCTGTGGAGACGTGGCGGCCGCTGAGGGTTGTGGCCGGGTTGGGTGGTCGCAAGTTCGCGGACTCGATGGAACCCGCCTTCATCGGCCGAGCCGAGGAATTCCGGTTGATGAAGGATCTGCTGCACACCACCGGCCGGGAGGGCAAGCCGCGCCTCGCATCGATCGTGGGCGTCGGTGGGATCGGCAAATCGCGTCTGGTCTGGGAACTGTTCAAATACGTCGACGGGCTGAGCGACTCGATCTTCTGGCACGAGGGGCGCTCGCCTGCATACGGCGAGGGGGTCGCTTTCTGGGCCCTCGCCGAGATGATCCGGATGCGCGCGGGAATCGCGGAGACCGACGATGATCAGGCAGCTATAGCGAAACTGGATGACTGCATCTCGGACCACTTCCCACAAGGGGACGGTGACTGGCTCCGACCACACCTCGCGCACTTGATCGGGCTGGTCCAGGACGCGGATGTAGGCGTGGAGCAACACTTCGCGGCTTGGCGCACTTTCTTCGAGCGGATCGCGGAGAGGGGTCCCGTGGTGCTGGTGTTCGAGGACCTTCACTGGGCCGACGCCGGCGTCATCGATTTCATCGAGTATCTGCTCGCATGGGCGCGCAACAGTCCCATCTTCATCTTGGCCCTTGCCCGCCCTGAGCTCTTGGACAAACGCCCGAACTGGGGGGCTGGTCTGCGGAACTTCTGCTCGATCCACATGGAACCCCTCGTAGAGGACGACATGATGATGCTCTTGAAATCGGTGGCCGAGGATCTCCCCGCGCAGGTGCGCAACGACATCAGTTCGCGCTCCGAAGGGGTCCCTCTGTATGCCGTGGAGATGGTCCGGATGCTCATTGACAAGGGAGATCTGGCGCCCGCCGACGCTGGGTACCGGTGGATAGGCAAGACGGCAGACGTGGAGATTCCCGACACTCTGCACTCCTTGATCGCGTCGCGACTGGATTCGTTGGCGACGGAGGACCGGTTGCTCGTGCAGGACGCGTCGGTGCTGGGAAAGACGTTCACGCTTGATTCGCTCAGCGCGTTGACTTCGAAGAGTTCCGCCGACCTCGAGGCGCGCCTGAATAATCTTGTTCGTCGTGACTTCCTCGTCGTCGATACGGATCCACGCTCGCCGGAGCGCGGCCAGTACGGCTTCGTTCAAAGTCTGATCCGCGAGGTCGCGTACCAGACGCTGTCGAGGCAAAATCGCACAGACCGACACTTGAAGGCCGCGGAATACTTCACTTCCCTCGAAGAACCTGACGCGATCGAGGTAATCGCCTCCCATTACATGGAGGCGTACAAGAACTCCACTAAGGACGATGCTGCCTCGGCCACCCTGGCTCAGCGTGCCCGAGAGGCGTTGGAGGCAGCCGCAGAACGAGCTGGGTCTCTCGGATCTAGCGCGCAGGCTCTCTCTCTTCTCGAGACGGCTCTCAGCCTCAACCCACCGAAGGTGGAGCAGGCGCGCCTGTTGTTCAAGGCGGGAGAGGCCGCTCCCCACGTCGGCGAGCTCGAGAAAGCCGCCGCGCTTCTCGAAGCTGCGATCGAGATACTGCGTCAGACGGATGATTTCGACCTGCGCGCCCGTGCGCAGGCTCAGCTCGCGATTGTTTATTGGTCTACCGCGCGTTCAGACGATGCCGCGAGGTTGCTTGCCCAAGCTGTCGAGGAGGTTCCCGACAAGGGATCTATTGCTGCGGCGACCTTGTACGAGGAGTACGCGCGCATCAGTACGTTCCTGGGTAACCACGAGGTCAGCAGCCGCTACACGGCCCTGGCGATGCAGATAGCCGAGCGAGCCGATGACGTCGCGTTGATCGCAGACTGCCTCTCCACTAGGGCCATCGGCGCGATATGGGCGGGTCGGACGCGGGAGGCCGACGCTCTGCTGCGCGGCGCTCTTCACCTCAGCGAGAAGCATGGCTTGCCCAGCCAGCAGGCACGCGCCCTTGTCAACGTATCTGCCAACGACCTAGCCGTTGACCCCAGGGCCGCCGTAGAAAATGCGAGAAAGGGTCTGGAGGTCGCCGACCGCCTGGGCTCCCACGATCAACGGTCCTACCTTTTGGACAACCTCATCGACGCCTCGGTGCACCTGGCGCGCTGGGACGAGATCCGGCTGGTGATGAGTGAGGAGGCGGACTCTCTCGGAGAGAACCAGTTCTATCTGTTCTCATCGGCGGCGGTGGCAGAGGCTTACGCAGGCAACCTCGATCTGGCGGAGGGCTACCTCGCCAAGCTCAAGACATTCATCCAAGACACCTCTTCTATGCAGGACTCCTCCTCCTTGGCATTGGCTGAAGCCACGGTCGCTTTCGTGCGAGGCGACTACCGGAGCGCTCTCGCCGAAGCAGAGGGCATGGAGGAGAAAGGGTTTGCAGAGTCGTTCTCCACGCATCTGATCGTCGGGCGAGCTGCGTTGTGGGGCGGCCTCCTCGAGGAGGCGAAAGAACAGCTAGAGGTACTCGAGAGGTCCCCGTTACGAAACCCATGGCAGCGGTGCAGGCGGATCACTCTGGAGGCGGGTATCGCCGCCTTAGACGGAGACCGCGATGCGGCCATAGAGCTGTATAGGCGGGCACTTCGGTCGTGGGAGGAGCTGGACATCCCGCTGGGGAAGGCGCTATGCCAGATGGATTTCGCTCTGCTGGTCGGGGGAGTGGAGGCCCAGGATGCCAGAGCGGCGGCGGAGGCCTTCTTCGAGGCGTCGGGGAACAAGTTCTTTGTTCGGAAGCTCCAGGAAGCCGCGTCTTAG
- a CDS encoding restriction endonuclease — translation MNEMLEVQVARLEGLLQETLDVDDHLDFETLKDDPDLPDFDPGQLAAPTPKPSLQQSQVELPPEPTFFAKLRPGWKKVHSERVTTAHVHHQEAVRAAEAAYASSLERYEESERLRLEKLATAQREHEETARQLKIEVDEQHKRIEQLRDEFHAGKPDAVCAYFNLVLERSSYPDDFPKTARLAFVPESKQLVVEYDLPTFDAIPAVASYKYVKAKNSVTETKRPQTQRKQLYASVVAQIAIRTLHELFEADRTHLLETIVFNGMVNSIDKGTGKRIRPCLVTVRTTRNALEALDLSRVDPIACLRALNASVSKSPAELAPVRPVIEFDMVDPRFIDSQDVIGGLDNRANLMELSPTEFEGLIANLFERMGLEMRQTRPSRDGGVDCVAYDPRPVFGGKVVIQAKRYKNTVGVAAVRDLFGTVHNEGASKGILVTTSGYGQASFEFAQGKPMELLDGANLLYLLAEHAGMEAKIEPPEDWIDPILQG, via the coding sequence ATGAACGAAATGCTCGAGGTTCAGGTCGCGCGTCTGGAAGGTTTACTGCAGGAAACTCTCGACGTTGATGACCACCTTGATTTTGAAACACTGAAGGACGACCCCGACCTCCCTGACTTCGACCCAGGACAGCTTGCAGCCCCGACTCCGAAGCCAAGTCTCCAGCAGTCCCAGGTCGAGCTGCCTCCCGAACCCACGTTCTTTGCCAAGCTGCGGCCGGGATGGAAGAAGGTTCACTCTGAGCGCGTCACAACCGCGCACGTTCACCATCAAGAGGCGGTCAGAGCGGCCGAGGCTGCCTACGCGTCTTCTCTTGAACGATACGAGGAAAGCGAGCGCTTGCGCCTGGAGAAGCTTGCGACGGCTCAGCGTGAGCATGAAGAAACAGCGAGGCAGCTCAAGATAGAAGTTGATGAACAACACAAACGGATTGAGCAGTTGCGAGATGAGTTTCACGCGGGCAAGCCCGACGCGGTATGTGCATACTTCAATCTGGTGTTAGAGCGAAGTTCCTACCCAGATGACTTTCCAAAGACCGCCCGCCTCGCGTTTGTGCCCGAGTCGAAGCAACTCGTTGTCGAGTACGACTTGCCAACGTTCGACGCTATTCCAGCGGTTGCTTCCTACAAGTATGTGAAGGCCAAGAACTCCGTGACCGAGACCAAGCGTCCGCAAACACAGCGGAAGCAACTGTATGCGTCAGTTGTCGCTCAGATAGCGATTCGCACGTTGCATGAGCTATTCGAGGCGGATCGCACGCACTTACTGGAGACCATCGTTTTCAATGGAATGGTTAATTCCATAGACAAGGGCACGGGGAAGCGGATTCGTCCTTGTTTGGTCACGGTTCGGACTACGCGTAACGCCTTAGAGGCGCTTGATCTGAGTCGGGTTGACCCGATCGCCTGCCTCAGAGCGCTTAATGCATCTGTCTCGAAGAGCCCTGCGGAACTGGCTCCGGTTCGTCCCGTCATCGAGTTCGATATGGTCGATCCGCGGTTCATCGATAGTCAAGATGTGATCGGTGGTCTCGACAATCGCGCCAACCTGATGGAGCTGAGCCCCACGGAGTTCGAGGGCCTTATCGCGAACCTTTTTGAAAGGATGGGCTTGGAGATGCGCCAGACCCGGCCGTCCCGTGATGGCGGGGTTGATTGTGTTGCATACGATCCGCGACCGGTCTTCGGCGGCAAGGTAGTTATTCAGGCGAAGCGGTATAAGAACACGGTCGGCGTTGCCGCGGTTAGGGATCTATTCGGGACAGTTCACAATGAGGGGGCGTCGAAAGGGATCCTGGTCACAACCAGCGGGTATGGGCAAGCGTCCTTCGAGTTCGCTCAGGGTAAGCCGATGGAGCTGCTCGATGGCGCGAATCTGCTCTATCTCCTTGCTGAGCACGCCGGCATGGAGGCAAAGATCGAACCACCCGAAGACTGGATAGATCCGATCCTCCAGGGCTGA
- a CDS encoding site-specific DNA-methyltransferase: protein MPERFNLAPPVVVAEKTRELGRLFPEVVTEGGLIDFDRLRLALGDDLDVGKERYGMSWPGKADCFRTIQAPSLATLRPAPGESVGFDSTENLIIEGDNLEVLKLMQKSYLGKIKMIYIDPPYNTGNDFIYPDDYAESLKTYLQYTGQVDAEGTRFSTNTDRTGRFHSNWLRMMYPRLYLARNLLKEEGVLLVSIDDAELDNLRKLGSEVFGEENLVAALVWEKGRKNDAKLFSVGHEYMLVYAKSLEKLREVDTVWREEKPGAREIWEEYLRLRAAHGDSDEAVEKEIQRWFQSLPNSHPSKKWSRYRRIDEHGPWRDRDISWPGGDGPTYDVIHPITGQPCRVPERGWIYSSPAEMQRQIRLGLVVFRDDHTQPPFRKAHIRPIRQELEGEPDESAAGHEEAELATQVRGSYFYKQSQVAVKYLRGLMGAKVFDNPKDHEEIAKLLDYILGDSRGELILDFFAGSGTTGEAVLRLNKSRGSQHRFILVQLPEPCDASSRSGKAALDMSLATIADITKERVRRVIDRLNEEDSRNLEAAAAGLPDRGFRVFKLAESNFQTWDASAATDEEALSEQLDLHVAHIREGRSDEDLLYEILLKSGFPLTTSVEEIKCADAVVHSIADGALFICLERNLSLDAIRAMAELKPHRVVCLDEGFAENDQLKANAVQIFKTKDVPSFKTV, encoded by the coding sequence ATGCCCGAGCGTTTCAACCTTGCCCCCCCGGTCGTCGTAGCAGAGAAGACGCGAGAGCTGGGCCGCCTATTTCCGGAGGTAGTGACCGAAGGTGGCTTGATCGATTTCGATCGACTCCGGCTCGCACTTGGCGATGACCTGGATGTCGGCAAGGAGCGATACGGGATGTCCTGGCCGGGCAAGGCCGATTGTTTCCGGACCATTCAGGCGCCGAGTTTGGCGACGCTGCGGCCGGCGCCGGGGGAGTCGGTCGGGTTTGACTCGACGGAGAATCTGATCATCGAGGGAGACAACCTCGAGGTGCTGAAGCTGATGCAGAAGTCATACCTCGGCAAGATCAAGATGATCTACATCGACCCGCCCTACAACACGGGCAACGATTTCATTTATCCGGACGACTACGCCGAGAGCCTGAAGACATATCTTCAGTACACCGGTCAGGTAGACGCCGAAGGAACTCGCTTCAGCACTAATACAGACAGGACTGGCCGCTTTCACTCGAACTGGCTCCGGATGATGTACCCGCGCCTGTACCTGGCCCGAAATCTTCTGAAGGAAGAAGGGGTCCTTCTTGTAAGCATCGACGATGCAGAGCTCGACAATTTGAGAAAACTTGGGAGTGAGGTGTTCGGGGAAGAAAACCTGGTCGCTGCTCTTGTTTGGGAGAAGGGACGGAAGAACGACGCGAAGTTGTTTTCCGTTGGACACGAATACATGCTCGTATATGCGAAGTCACTTGAGAAGCTCCGCGAGGTGGATACCGTCTGGCGTGAGGAGAAGCCGGGGGCGCGGGAGATATGGGAAGAATATCTTCGTTTACGCGCGGCTCATGGAGACTCGGACGAGGCGGTTGAGAAGGAGATTCAGCGTTGGTTCCAGTCGCTTCCGAACTCTCACCCCTCGAAGAAGTGGTCTCGATACAGGCGGATTGATGAGCATGGTCCGTGGCGAGACCGAGACATCTCATGGCCAGGAGGTGATGGTCCGACCTACGACGTGATCCACCCGATCACAGGGCAGCCGTGCAGAGTGCCGGAGCGCGGCTGGATCTATTCCTCTCCTGCCGAGATGCAACGGCAAATCCGTTTAGGACTTGTCGTATTCCGGGACGACCACACGCAACCGCCTTTCCGCAAAGCCCACATTCGCCCCATCCGCCAGGAACTAGAGGGGGAGCCAGACGAGAGTGCAGCGGGCCATGAGGAGGCAGAACTCGCCACGCAAGTTCGAGGTAGCTACTTCTATAAGCAGTCACAGGTGGCAGTGAAGTATCTCCGTGGACTGATGGGGGCGAAGGTATTTGATAACCCTAAGGACCATGAAGAAATAGCAAAGCTCCTTGACTACATTCTGGGCGACTCCAGAGGTGAGCTGATCCTGGACTTCTTTGCTGGATCAGGAACCACCGGCGAAGCGGTGCTGCGACTCAACAAGAGTCGGGGGTCCCAACACCGCTTCATTTTGGTGCAACTGCCGGAACCGTGCGACGCGTCGTCTAGATCCGGAAAAGCGGCTTTGGATATGAGCCTCGCGACGATCGCGGACATCACGAAGGAGCGGGTGCGGCGAGTCATCGACAGGCTGAACGAAGAGGACTCACGGAACCTAGAGGCCGCTGCAGCCGGGCTGCCAGACCGTGGCTTCCGAGTCTTCAAGCTGGCTGAGTCCAACTTCCAGACGTGGGATGCCTCTGCCGCTACGGACGAGGAGGCTCTTTCCGAACAACTGGACCTTCACGTGGCCCACATACGCGAGGGCAGGAGTGATGAAGATCTTCTCTACGAGATCTTGCTCAAGAGCGGCTTCCCTCTCACTACCTCGGTCGAAGAGATCAAGTGTGCTGACGCCGTCGTCCATAGCATCGCCGACGGCGCCCTTTTCATTTGCCTAGAGCGGAATCTCTCGCTCGACGCCATCCGCGCCATGGCCGAGCTGAAACCCCACCGCGTGGTCTGCCTGGACGAAGGTTTTGCTGAGAACGATCAGCTCAAGGCTAACGCGGTCCAGATCTTCAAGACCAAAGACGTCCCCAGCTTCAAGACAGTATGA
- a CDS encoding VOC family protein: MLGSSTVSAMIPAQDLDRARAFYEEKLGLKPPQERPDGLQYECGEGRFVLFESSGQASGTHTQLGWQVDDLNGVVDQLRKNGVVFEEYDMPGIKTVDGIAEVSGERGAWFKDSEGNLLAVAERAL; encoded by the coding sequence ATGCTTGGCAGCTCTACCGTCTCCGCGATGATTCCCGCTCAGGACCTGGATCGAGCTCGCGCTTTTTACGAGGAGAAGCTTGGCCTCAAGCCCCCCCAAGAGCGACCGGACGGGTTGCAGTACGAATGCGGGGAGGGCCGCTTTGTCCTCTTCGAATCGTCCGGGCAGGCATCGGGGACGCACACGCAGTTGGGTTGGCAGGTGGACGATCTGAACGGGGTGGTCGATCAGCTGCGCAAGAACGGGGTCGTGTTCGAGGAGTACGACATGCCTGGGATCAAGACCGTTGACGGGATCGCGGAGGTTTCGGGCGAACGCGGCGCCTGGTTCAAAGACTCGGAGGGGAACCTGCTGGCCGTCGCCGAGCGGGCGCTGTGA
- a CDS encoding alpha/beta hydrolase gives MAAQVSVINGAEVFWESAGEGAAVVLIHAGVADLRMWDDLFGKLSLDFHCIRYDLRGFGRSSFPPGPFSHVDDLEALLDAAGVDSATLAGASFGGGVAVDFTLAHPHRVSRLVLVAAALRGHEWSEEVRRFGREEEAALDAGDVDAAVELNLKMWVDGPRREPTAVPARTRASIGEMQRNAFEKQIAAYEQTHPPTEVDDVQPPAATRLADIRVPTLVVVGEDDVSDFLEIADRASREIAHARKVVIPGTAHMLTLEKPDEFANHVLRFLKEPETEGGRTNL, from the coding sequence GTGGCCGCTCAAGTGAGTGTCATCAATGGGGCCGAAGTCTTCTGGGAATCTGCGGGTGAGGGTGCGGCCGTCGTCTTGATCCACGCGGGCGTAGCGGATCTCCGCATGTGGGACGACCTCTTCGGGAAACTCTCGCTGGACTTCCACTGCATCCGCTACGACCTCCGGGGTTTTGGACGCTCCTCGTTTCCCCCGGGCCCGTTCTCGCACGTCGACGACCTCGAGGCCCTGCTCGATGCGGCGGGTGTTGATTCGGCCACTCTGGCCGGTGCTTCATTCGGGGGTGGAGTCGCGGTCGATTTCACCCTCGCTCACCCTCACCGGGTTTCACGCCTCGTCCTCGTTGCGGCTGCCCTGCGAGGCCACGAGTGGTCGGAGGAGGTACGCCGTTTCGGCCGCGAGGAAGAAGCCGCACTCGATGCCGGTGATGTGGACGCGGCCGTGGAGCTCAATCTCAAGATGTGGGTAGACGGACCGCGTCGGGAACCCACAGCAGTGCCAGCGCGAACGCGAGCAAGCATCGGGGAGATGCAGCGCAACGCGTTCGAAAAACAGATCGCCGCCTACGAGCAGACGCATCCGCCGACGGAGGTAGACGACGTCCAACCGCCCGCGGCCACCAGGCTGGCTGACATCCGAGTACCGACCTTGGTCGTCGTCGGCGAGGATGACGTTTCGGACTTCCTCGAAATCGCCGACCGCGCCAGCCGAGAGATCGCACACGCCCGGAAAGTTGTGATCCCGGGGACGGCCCACATGCTCACCCTCGAAAAACCCGACGAGTTCGCCAACCACGTACTTCGCTTCCTTAAGGAGCCTGAGACGGAGGGAGGACGGACCAACCTCTAG
- a CDS encoding adenylosuccinate synthetase, translating into MARSIIVLSGPIGSGKSTLASRLANRLDATHLKTNDLLRELKPKTEGRAALQKAGEQLDKSTQGRWLAESLAPRIAQLDESAVVVIDAVRLNSQIEALREIFLRAVVHVHLTAPTEELEARYSRRKAERAGELPKYSDVKKDPTEARVEGLSADADIVIDTKLCTADDVEIRALTRLGFRVGLTSANVDVIVGGQYGSEGKGNVAFYLAPEYDLLVRVGGPNAGHKVPLDPPVTHRSLPSGTLAAAEANLLIGPGAVLSVETLLKEIREAGAEYGRLMIDPQAMIVSPEDVAAEEALVKSIGSTGQGVGEATARRIRNRKEGVLLAKDVAELRPFIKSASEVLEDAMARGDRILLEGTQGTGLSLYHGEYPHVTSRDTTVAGCLAEAGIAPRNVRRVVMVCRTYPIRVASPKGETSGFIAQEITWKDVSTRSGVPLEELDDVEKGSVSLKQRRVGEFDWALFRKSVLLNGPSDIALTFADYLHIENRKARRFDQLRPETIRFIEELEYVSGCPVSLISTRFDLRSVIDRRSWRGQ; encoded by the coding sequence ATGGCCCGCTCGATCATCGTGCTCTCCGGCCCTATCGGAAGCGGAAAGAGCACCTTGGCATCTCGACTGGCTAACCGTTTAGACGCCACTCACCTGAAGACGAACGATCTTCTGCGAGAACTCAAACCGAAGACAGAAGGTCGAGCCGCGCTTCAGAAAGCGGGTGAGCAACTGGACAAGTCAACGCAGGGCAGGTGGCTCGCCGAGTCGCTGGCGCCCAGGATTGCGCAGCTGGATGAAAGCGCTGTCGTCGTCATTGATGCCGTCCGGCTTAATTCTCAAATCGAGGCTTTGCGAGAAATCTTCTTGCGGGCCGTCGTTCATGTTCATCTGACGGCACCGACCGAAGAGCTCGAAGCGCGCTATTCACGTCGCAAAGCGGAGCGCGCGGGGGAACTGCCCAAGTATTCCGATGTCAAGAAGGACCCTACGGAGGCACGCGTTGAGGGACTTTCTGCTGATGCCGACATCGTGATTGACACCAAACTTTGCACTGCTGATGACGTAGAGATTCGAGCTCTTACGCGACTTGGATTTCGAGTGGGTCTTACGTCGGCCAACGTCGACGTGATAGTTGGCGGCCAGTACGGGAGTGAGGGAAAGGGGAATGTCGCCTTCTACCTAGCACCTGAATATGACCTGCTAGTTCGAGTAGGAGGACCTAACGCCGGCCACAAGGTGCCGCTCGACCCGCCCGTAACGCACCGGTCGTTGCCTTCAGGGACCCTCGCAGCCGCTGAGGCGAACTTGCTCATCGGTCCTGGAGCCGTCTTGAGTGTCGAGACCCTGCTAAAGGAAATCCGTGAAGCAGGCGCTGAATATGGGCGCTTGATGATCGACCCTCAAGCCATGATCGTTTCGCCCGAGGATGTCGCTGCTGAAGAGGCTCTGGTCAAGTCCATCGGGTCAACCGGTCAAGGGGTGGGCGAGGCCACGGCGCGACGGATTCGGAACCGCAAGGAGGGTGTTCTCCTCGCCAAGGACGTGGCGGAACTCCGTCCATTCATCAAGTCCGCGTCGGAAGTTCTGGAGGATGCGATGGCTCGTGGTGATCGCATCCTTTTGGAAGGCACTCAGGGAACTGGGCTCAGCCTTTATCACGGCGAATATCCTCACGTGACGAGCAGGGACACCACGGTTGCAGGGTGTCTAGCTGAGGCCGGTATAGCGCCACGGAACGTACGCCGCGTTGTGATGGTCTGTCGTACATATCCGATCCGTGTTGCGAGTCCCAAAGGGGAGACATCTGGATTCATCGCGCAGGAGATCACGTGGAAGGACGTGTCGACACGCTCTGGTGTTCCACTCGAAGAACTGGACGACGTTGAAAAGGGATCCGTCAGCCTCAAGCAGCGTAGGGTGGGTGAGTTCGATTGGGCCTTATTTCGAAAGTCGGTCTTGCTGAATGGGCCCAGTGACATTGCCCTTACCTTTGCGGATTACTTACATATAGAGAACCGCAAGGCTCGCCGCTTTGATCAGCTACGCCCAGAAACCATTCGCTTCATTGAGGAACTCGAGTATGTGTCGGGGTGCCCGGTATCGCTCATCTCGACACGGTTTGACCTGCGCAGCGTGATTGACCGCCGGTCCTGGCGGGGTCAATGA